Proteins found in one Plasmodium gaboni strain SY75 chromosome 13, whole genome shotgun sequence genomic segment:
- a CDS encoding glutamate--tRNA ligase, translating into SKMIKKKYIYNRKCRDMNSEEIKKKLEQNITYTIRFKSPLKRKIILKDILKGDIIDEVLEDFIILRSNELPTYNFSVSVDDYLMRITHVIRGVEHISNTFKQILILETLNADIPHYAHIPVITTEEKKKISKRNNEYLIRNLREEGFKPECVVNYMTTLGWGSISKKEFYTMNELIDTFNIHKLNKSSVVFDIKKLKWMNKKYMLEQDNDTYVQEAEQYMINNNILSSNKYKEFVELCVDIFKYEVHNYYELKECILNALKYEHQGNDYLNNDDIYLKQVAFLLYDWYLKNEVKDNNEYIEMKMINDFDTLIDDIVKSTNLKKNQVLLKIRLLLTFQRKGIPFIYLIKLWASARKHNIPNYFSLEKRFLHLKNVFNF; encoded by the exons TCCAAAATGAtcaagaaaaaatatatttataatagAAAATGTCGAGATATGAATAGtgaagaaattaaaaagaaattagAACAGAATATTACATATACTATTCGGTTTAAATCGCCattaaaaaggaaaataatattaaagGATATTTTAAAAGGTGATATCATAGATGAAGTACTTGAAgattttattatattaagAAGCAACGAATTACctacatataatttttcagTTTCAGTTGATGATTATTTAATGAGAATAACACATGTTATAAGAGGTGTGGAACATATTTCAAATACGTTCAA gcaaattttaatattgGAAACGTTGAATGCTGATATCCCACATTATGCTCATATACCTGTTATAACGActgaagaaaaaaaaaaaataagcAAAAGAAATAACGAATATTTAATCAGAAATTTAAG gGAGGAAGGTTTTAAGCCAGAATGCGTAGTTAATTATATGACTACATTGGGATGGGGCAGTATCTCTAAGAA gGAATTTTATACGATGAATGAACTCATTGATACGTTTAATATACATAAGCTAAACAAGTCATCCGTTGTTTttgatattaaaaaattaaaatggatgaacaagaaatatatgttaGAACAAGATAATGATACATACGTACAAGAAGCTGAAcaatatatgataaataataacatattgTCATCAAATAAGTATAAAGAATTTGTGGAATTGTGTgtagatatatttaaatacgaagtacataattattatgaattGAAAGAATGTATTTTAAATGCTCTTAAATATGAACATCAAGGAAatgattatttaaataatgatgatatatatttaaaacaGGTTGCTTTTCTATTATATGATTGGTATCTGAAAAATGAAGTtaaagataataatgaatatatagaaatgaaaatgataaacGATTTTGATACATTAATAGATGATATTGTTAAAAGTACcaacttaaaaaaaaatcaagTTCTATTAAAAATTCGTTTACTTCTAACATTTCAAAGGAAGGGAATAccatttatatatttaataaaactTTGGGCATCCGCTAGAAAACATAATATACCcaattatttttcattggaaaaaagatttttacatttgaaaaatgtatttaatttttga
- a CDS encoding putative dynein light chain: MESSEVKKYSSKFEIKGICMNSENCEKVCKISLKAIKENKFEKDIACQIKTKCENDEILNKDNLNDEDYLNVIDNLKNQNIGSWQCIVGQNFAFSINYQFNCMIYFQHRSTKLSILIYKSL; the protein is encoded by the coding sequence ATGGAATCGAGTGAAgtgaaaaaatattcttcCAAATTTGAAATAAAAGGCATATGTATGAATAGTGAAAATTGTGAAAAAGTATGTAAAATAAGTTTGAAAGcaataaaagaaaataaatttgaAAAAGATATAGCTTGtcaaataaaaacaaaatgtgaaaatgatgaaatattaaataaggataatttaaatgatgaagattatttaaatgttattgacaatttaaaaaatcaaaaCATAGGTTCATGGCAATGTATTGTTGGACAAAATTTTGCTTTCTCTATTAATTATCAGTTTAACTGTATGATTTACTTTCAACATAGATCTACTAAACTAAGcattttgatatataaatcgttataa